The Mucilaginibacter mallensis genome has a segment encoding these proteins:
- a CDS encoding metallophosphoesterase family protein, which produces MERRSAIKTLGGALLIPSLALGNTTADKKKVLRIAHLTDIHLKNQFNAPERFTKCLHHVQQQSPKVDFILNGGDIVFDINKENINAINDQWKLSHHIMQSECSPPVHYCLGNHDIWWNEDDKGQALYGKQYSMDQLKLVKPYYSFVNSGWKFILLDSVHLDIDGTWYIGKLGDEQFSWLENELKTTDPTVPVLVMSHIPILTATNLIEDDIVNKWVMTGGDMHTDTSKIIELFYKHPNVKLCLSGHIHLREKLVYNNVTYLCNGAVSGAWWEGNRRETAPGYGLIDLYADGSFDEQYVNY; this is translated from the coding sequence ATGGAAAGAAGATCGGCTATTAAAACGCTTGGCGGCGCATTATTGATTCCCTCGTTAGCTTTAGGTAATACCACAGCAGACAAAAAGAAAGTTTTACGCATAGCGCACCTTACCGATATTCATCTCAAAAATCAATTCAACGCTCCCGAAAGATTTACCAAATGCCTGCATCATGTGCAACAGCAATCGCCTAAGGTTGATTTTATATTGAATGGCGGCGATATTGTGTTTGATATCAACAAAGAGAACATCAACGCTATTAATGATCAGTGGAAATTATCGCACCATATCATGCAATCGGAGTGCAGCCCGCCGGTACACTATTGTTTGGGCAACCATGATATTTGGTGGAATGAGGACGATAAGGGCCAGGCTTTATACGGCAAGCAATATTCAATGGATCAGCTTAAACTGGTAAAACCTTATTACAGCTTTGTTAACAGCGGCTGGAAGTTTATTTTATTAGATAGCGTTCATCTGGATATCGACGGTACATGGTATATCGGTAAATTGGGCGATGAGCAGTTTTCCTGGCTGGAGAATGAACTGAAAACGACCGATCCGACAGTGCCGGTATTGGTTATGTCGCACATTCCCATCCTTACGGCCACTAATTTAATTGAGGACGATATTGTAAATAAATGGGTAATGACTGGCGGCGATATGCATACCGATACCTCAAAAATAATTGAGCTGTTTTATAAGCATCCCAATGTTAAACTATGCCTGAGCGGCCACATCCACCTGCGCGAAAAGCTGGTTTATAACAACGTAACCTACCTATGCAACGGTGCTGTTAGCGGTGCCTGGTGGGAAGGTAACCGCCGCGAAACTGCTCCCGGCTATGGGTTGATTGACCTGTATGCTGATGGTAGCTTTGATGAGCAGTATGTGAATTATTGA
- a CDS encoding MFS transporter — translation MQAELDAPASLSKIRVTIIGFVIFTFFGYFTIGLALAILPVFIHQQLGYSAMVAGVIISLQYVTTFLFRGYAGNIVDKRGPKPAVILGMMGFVASGVLLFIAYLFREIPMLSLGILVITRLVTGFGEGLIGASPTNWAIFAVGDQYTSKAISMNGIASYGALALGAPLGVIINHSIGMGAIGILIIAVSLGGFFYAKSKRPYRGKRNAPRQSFLQVFKIIAPYGICLALGGLGFGTISTFITLYYASLNWSGAVLCLSVFSLLFILGRIFFENFIDTYGGTKTAIICLALETAGLLTIWLANQPHAALIGAGITGLGFSLVFPALGVEAVKLVSGSNKGAALGGYGLFIDMSLGVTGPLVGGVASRFGMEYIFPFSMAMVFIGFVFAVVLNYRKTIMPED, via the coding sequence ATGCAAGCAGAATTAGATGCGCCCGCATCCCTGTCAAAAATAAGGGTAACAATTATTGGCTTCGTAATCTTTACCTTCTTCGGATACTTTACCATAGGTTTAGCGCTGGCTATATTACCGGTATTTATTCATCAGCAATTAGGGTACAGCGCCATGGTAGCGGGCGTTATCATTAGTCTGCAATATGTAACCACTTTCCTTTTCCGGGGGTATGCCGGTAATATTGTTGACAAGCGGGGGCCAAAACCTGCGGTTATTTTAGGCATGATGGGTTTTGTTGCCAGCGGCGTTTTATTATTCATAGCCTATCTGTTCCGGGAAATTCCAATGCTGAGTTTAGGCATACTGGTTATTACACGTTTGGTTACCGGCTTTGGCGAGGGTCTCATCGGCGCCAGCCCAACAAACTGGGCCATATTTGCTGTTGGCGATCAGTATACAAGCAAAGCCATATCGATGAACGGCATTGCCAGCTATGGAGCATTGGCATTAGGCGCGCCTTTAGGCGTGATCATTAACCACAGCATCGGGATGGGCGCAATAGGTATTCTAATCATAGCAGTTTCATTGGGCGGCTTTTTTTATGCTAAAAGTAAAAGACCATACAGGGGTAAAAGGAATGCACCACGCCAATCGTTTTTACAGGTATTTAAAATAATAGCACCTTATGGTATCTGTTTGGCGCTCGGTGGCTTAGGCTTCGGTACTATTTCAACCTTTATAACGCTGTATTACGCATCGTTAAACTGGTCGGGTGCAGTGTTGTGCCTGTCGGTTTTTAGTTTATTATTTATACTGGGCCGTATTTTCTTCGAGAATTTCATTGATACCTATGGTGGTACCAAAACGGCCATTATTTGCCTTGCTCTGGAAACCGCAGGTTTGCTCACCATTTGGCTGGCCAATCAGCCCCATGCGGCACTTATCGGAGCGGGGATAACTGGTTTGGGCTTTTCACTGGTGTTTCCTGCATTGGGTGTGGAGGCAGTTAAATTGGTATCGGGTTCAAATAAAGGGGCCGCGCTTGGTGGTTATGGATTGTTTATTGATATGTCGCTGGGCGTTACAGGTCCGTTGGTCGGTGGTGTAGCCAGCCGTTTCGGTATGGAGTATATCTTTCCGTTTAGCATGGCAATGGTATTTATAGGGTTTGTATTTGCGGTGGTGCTTAATTACCGAAAGACAATCATGCCCGAAGATTAG
- a CDS encoding helix-turn-helix domain-containing protein, with the protein MAIISLEEFYDETSSLMPKGINKEIGHFNVFKIEDLVSSSKRGVMPYNRRAYYKISIISGRNKAEYADKVIDIEKNALLFATPKVPYHWLPQDDKQFGYFCIFTDEFLIHSKSGVVLDDLPIFNPGGYPIFQLSDEETEEITAIFKKMYKELASDYAYKYDLLRNYLLELIHYGQKLQPATALYPSHTASARVSSLFIELLERQFPIDSPHQKLSLRTAKDYADRLAVHVNHLNKVLKENTGRTTTDIISSRIVQEAKILLKQTDWNISEISNSLGFEQVAHFSNFFRKQTSFAPVAFRA; encoded by the coding sequence ATGGCCATTATTTCGCTTGAAGAGTTTTACGATGAAACATCATCATTAATGCCTAAGGGTATTAACAAGGAAATAGGCCATTTTAATGTGTTTAAAATAGAAGATCTTGTAAGTAGCAGTAAAAGGGGAGTGATGCCCTACAACAGGCGGGCTTATTATAAGATCAGTATCATCAGCGGGCGCAACAAGGCTGAGTATGCCGATAAGGTAATTGATATTGAGAAGAATGCCCTGCTATTCGCCACGCCAAAAGTGCCTTACCACTGGCTGCCGCAGGATGATAAGCAGTTTGGCTATTTCTGCATTTTTACCGATGAGTTTTTGATCCACAGCAAAAGTGGCGTAGTACTGGATGACCTGCCGATCTTTAATCCGGGCGGTTATCCTATATTCCAGCTTTCAGATGAGGAAACAGAGGAGATCACAGCCATCTTTAAGAAGATGTATAAGGAGTTGGCCTCCGACTATGCCTATAAATATGATCTGCTGCGTAATTATTTGCTGGAGCTGATCCATTACGGGCAAAAGCTGCAACCGGCAACAGCTTTGTACCCATCACATACAGCCTCGGCACGGGTATCATCTTTATTTATAGAGTTATTAGAAAGGCAATTCCCGATAGATTCACCGCATCAAAAGCTAAGTCTGCGTACAGCTAAAGATTATGCCGACCGATTGGCGGTACATGTAAATCACCTGAATAAAGTACTGAAAGAAAACACCGGCCGAACTACAACTGATATTATCAGCAGCCGTATAGTACAGGAAGCAAAGATCCTGCTAAAACAAACCGACTGGAATATTTCAGAGATCTCCAACAGCCTTGGGTTTGAGCAGGTGGCGCATTTCTCTAACTTTTTCAGGAAACAAACTTCCTTTGCTCCGGTAGCTTTCCGCGCATAG